A section of the Phacochoerus africanus isolate WHEZ1 chromosome 4, ROS_Pafr_v1, whole genome shotgun sequence genome encodes:
- the S1PR4 gene encoding sphingosine 1-phosphate receptor 4, whose protein sequence is MNTTEAPAEAPESCQQLAAGGHSRLIILHYNHSGRLAGRGGPEEGGLGLLRGLFVAVSCLVVLENLLVLVAIASRMRSRRWVYYCLVNITLSDLLTGAAYLANVLLSGAHTFRLAPAQWFLREGLLFMALAASTFSLLFTAGERFATMVRPVAESGATKRGRVCSFIGLCWLLATLLGLLPLLGWNCVCAFQRCSSLLPLYSKDYILFCVVVFACILATITVLYGAIFRVVRANGQKAMRAPARRKARSLLNTVLMILVAFVVCWGPLFGLLLADIFGSNVWAQEYLRGMEWILTLAVLNSGINPLIYSFRSRDVRRAVLSFLCCPCLRLGLRGPGDCLAQAAEAQSGASNTDSSLRPRDSFRGSRSLSFRMREPLSSISSVRSV, encoded by the coding sequence ATGAACACCACGGAGGCCCCGGCTGAGGCCCCCGAATCCTGCCAACAGCTGGCGGCTGGCGGGCACAGCCGGCTCATCATCCTGCACTACAACCACTCGGGCCGGCTGGCAGGGCGGGGCGGGCCGGAGGAGGGCGGCCTGGGACTGCTGCGCGGGCTCTTCGTGGCGGTCAGCTGCCTGGTGGTGCTGGAGAACCTGCTGGTGCTGGTGGCCATCGCCAGCCGCATGAGGTCACGGCGCTGGGTCTACTACTGCTTGGTGAACATCACGCTCAGTGACCTGCTCACCGGCGCTGCATACCTGGCCAATGTCCTGCTGTCAGGGGCCCATACCTTCCGCTTGGCGCCGGCCCAGTGGTTTCTGCGCGAGGGCCTGCTCTTCATGGCGCTGGCCGCCTCCACCTTCAGCCTGCTCTTCACAGCCGGCGAGCGCTTCGCCACCATGGTGCGGCCGGTGGCCGAGAGCGGGGCCACCAAGAGGGGCCGCGTGTGCAGCTTCATCGGGCTGTGCTGGCTGCTGGCCACCCTGCTGGGCCTGCTGCCCCTACTGGGCTGGAACTGCGTGTGTGCCTTCCAGCGCTGCTCCAGCCTGCTCCCGCTCTACTCCAAGGACTACATCCTCTTCTGCGTGGTGGTCTTCGCCTGCATCCTGGCCACCATCACGGTGCTCTACGGAGCCATCTTCCGGGTGGTGCGGGCCAACGGGCAGAAGGCCATGCGCGCCCCCGCCCGCCGCAAGGCCCGCTCGCTGCTTAACACGGTGCTCATGATTTTGGTGGCCTTCGTGGTGTGCTGGGGCCCGCTCTTCGGCCTGCTGCTGGCCGACATCTTCGGCTCCAACGTCTGGGCCCAGGAGTACCTGCGGGGCATGGAGTGGATTCTGACGCTAGCTGTGCTCAACTCAGGCATCAACCCGCTCATCTACTCCTTCCGCAGCCGGGACGTGCGCCGGGCTGTGCTGAGCTTCCTCTGTTGCCCGTGTCTACGGCTCGGCCTGCGAGGACCTGGGGACTGCCTGGCGCAGGCGGCGGAGGCTCAATCTGGAGCCTCCAACACCGACAGCTCGCTGAGGCCAAGGGACAGCTTTCGCGGCTCGCGCTCGCTCAGCTTCCGGATGCGGGAGCCTCTGTCCAGCATCTCCAGCGTGCGGAGCGTCTGA